The Lycium ferocissimum isolate CSIRO_LF1 chromosome 1, AGI_CSIRO_Lferr_CH_V1, whole genome shotgun sequence genome includes a region encoding these proteins:
- the LOC132057740 gene encoding probable sucrose-phosphate synthase 2 — protein sequence MAGNEWINGYLEAILSSGASAIEDKTPSSSALNLAFNPTKYFVEEVVTGVDETDLHRTWIKVVATRNTRERSSRLENMCWRIWHLARKKKQLEWEDLQRLTNRRLEREQGRKDVTEDMSEDLSEGEKGDVLGETPTLDSPRKRFQRNFSNLELWSDSNKEKKLYIILVSLHGLVRGENMELGSDSDTGGQIKYVVELAKALANMPGVYRVDLFTRQIASPEVDWSYGEPTEMLNTGSEDGDDTDLGESSGAYIIRIPFGPRDKYLRKELLWPYIQEFVDGALAHIINMSKALGEQIGGGQPVWPYVIHGHYADAGDSAALLSGALNVPMVLTGHSLGRNKLEQLIKQGRQSKEDINSTYRIMRRIEGEELSLDAAELIITSTKQEIDEQWGLYDGFDVKLEKVLRARARRGVNCHGRYMPRMAVIPPGMDFSNVMAQEDTADADGDLAALTNADGQSPKAIPTIWSEVMRFLTNPHKPMILALSRPDPKKNITTLIKAFGECRPLRELANLTLIMGNRDDIDEMSGVTASVLTTVLKLVDRYDLYGQVAFPKHHKQSDVPEIYRLAGKTKGVFINPALVEPFGLTLIEAAAHGLPMVATKNGGPVDIHRALNNGLLVDPHDQQAIADALLKLVSEKNLWHECRKNGWKNIHLFSWPEHCRTYLTRVAACRMRHPQWKTDNPSDELAAEESSLNDSLKDVQDMSLRLSVDGEKTSLNESFDASATADAIQDQVNRVLSKMKRPEMGKQESEGDKKDNVPSKYPMLRRRRKLIVIALDCYDTNGAPQKKMIQITQEILKAIKSDPQIARVSGFAISTAMSISELTAFLKSGNIKLTEFDALICSSGSEVFYPGTSTEEHGKLYPDPDYSSHIEYRWGGDGLRKTIWKLMNTQEGVKQEKSVTSVIEEDVKSSNSHCISYLIKDRSKAKKVDDMRQKLRMRGLRCHLMYCRNSTRMQVVPLLASRAQALRYLFVRWRLNVANMCVVLGETGDTDYEELISGTHRTLILKGAVEEGSENLLRTSGSYLREDVVPPESPLITYTSGNETVEEFANALRQVSRLGT from the exons atggcTGGTAATGAATGGATAAATGGTTATTTAGAAGCTATATTGAGCAGTGGAGCATCAGCAATTGAGGATAAAACACCATCATCATCAGCATTGAATTTGGCATTCAATCcaacaaaatattttgttgaagaAGTAGTAACAGGTGTTGATGAAACTGATCTTCATAGAACATGGATCAAAGTTGTTGCTACAAGGAATACAAGAGAGAGAAGTTCTAGATTGGAAAATATGTGTTGGCGCATTTGGCATCTTGCTCGCAAGAAGAAACag TTGGAATGGGAAGACCTCCAGAGGTTAACAAACAGAAGATTGGAACGAGAACAAGGACGCAAAGACGTTACAGAAGACATGTCAGAAGACTTGTCTGAAGGGGAAAAAGGGGATGTTTTAGGGGAGACGCCAACACTTGACAGCCCGAGGAAAAGGTTTCAGAGGAACTTTTCCAATTTGGAGTTGTGGTCAGACAGTAACAAGGAAAAGAAGCTTTATATCATCCTAGTtag TTTGCATGGATTGGTCCGAGGTGAAAATATGGAGCTTGGTAGTGATTCTGACACAGGCGGTCAG ATTAAGTATGTTGTGGAGCTTGCTAAAGCACTTGCTAACATGCCCGGTGTATATAGAGTTGATCTGTTCACTCGCCAAATTGCGTCACCTGAAGTGGATTGGAGCTATGGTGAGCCTACAGAGATGTTAAACACGGGTTCTGAAGATGGTGATGACACTGATCTTGGAGAAAGCAGCGGAGCTTATATCATAAGAATACCCTTTGGTCCTCGTGATAAGTATCTCCGGAAAGAATTGTTATGGCCTTATATTCAGGAGTTTGTAGATGGAGCTCTTGCACACATCATTAATATGTCAAAGGCTTTGGGTGAACAAATAGGTGGAGGCCAACCTGTTTGGCCATACGTAATCCACGGTCATTATGCAGACGCAGGGGATAGTGCTGCTCTCCTTTCAGGTGCTTTAAATGTTCCAATGGTCCTAACAGGACATTCACTCGGTAGAAACAAGCTAGAACAGCTTATCAAGCAAGGCAGGCAATCAAAAGAGGATATTAATTCAACATACAGGATCATGAGGAGGATTGAAGGTGAGGAGCTCTCACTGGATGCTGCAGAACTCATTATCACAAGCACCAAACAGGAGATTGATGAACAATGGGGACTATATGATGGATTCGATGTAAAACTTGAGAAAGTTTTAAGAGCTCGTGCTAGACGAGGAGTCAATTGTCATGGTCGCTACATGCCAAGGATGGCG GTTATTCCTCCTGGAATGGACTTCAGTAATGTTATGGCTCAGGAGGACACAGCAGATGCTGACGGGGATCTTGCAGCACTCACTAATGCTGATGGGCAATCTCCTAAAGCAATCCCTACTATATGGTCTGAG GTCATGCGTTTTCTAACAAATCCACATAAGCCAATGATTCTGGCATTGTCCAGACCAGATCCAAAGAAGAATATAACCACTCTCATTAAGGCCTTTGGAGAATGTCGCCCGCTGAGGGAGCTCGCTAATCTG ACACTTATAATGGGAAACAGAGATGACATAGATGAGATGTCTGGAGTAACTGCTAGTGTTCTCACAACTGTGCTGAAGTTGGTTGATAGGTATGACCTTTATGGTCAAGTTGCCTTTCCAAAACATCACAAGCAAAGTGACGTTCCAGAGATATACCGTCTAGCTGGCAAAACGAAG GGAGTCTTCATAAATCCAGCTTTAGTTGAACCCTTTGGATTGACTCTAATTGAG GCTGCTGCACATGGACTTCCTATGGTGGCTACTAAGAATGGTGGTCCAGTTGATATTCATCGG GCACTCAACAATGGATTGCTTGTGGACCCACATGATCAGCAAGCAATTGCTGATGCACTACTTAAGTTAGTATCAGAAAAGAACCTGTGGCACGAGTGTAGGAAGAATGGTTGGAAGAACATACACCTCTTCTCATGGCCCGAACATTGTCGAACATACTTAACTAGAGTTGCTGCATGTCGAATGAGACACCCGCAATGGAAAACCGATAATCCGTCAGATGAACTGGCTGCAGAAGAGTCGTCCCTGAATGATTCACTCAAAGACGTGCAAGATATGTCCTTGCGACTATCCGTTGATGGAGAAAAAACATCATTAAATGAATCATTTGATGCATCTGCAACTGCTGATGCCATACAAGACCAAGTTAATCGGGTTTTAAGCAAAATGAAGAGACCGGAGATGGGTAAACAAGAGTCTGAGGGTGACAAAAAGGACAATGTTCCTAGCAAATATCCCATGTTACGAAGACGTCGTAAATTAATTGTAATTGCTCTAGATTGCTATGACACAAATGGAGCTCCTCAAAAGAAAATGATTCAGATAACCCAGGAGATTCTTAAGGCCATTAAATCAGATCCACAGATTGCAAGAGTATCAGGATTTGCCATCTCAACAGCTATGTCGATTTCTGAATTGACAGCCTTCCTAAAATCTGGGAACATTAAACTAACTGAGTTTGATGCTTTAATTTGTAGCAGTGGGAGTGAAGTGTTTTATCCAGGAACTTCCACTGAAGAACATGGCAAGCTTTATCCCGACCCTGACTATTCATCACATATTGAATATCGGTGGGGTGGCGATGGTTTAAGGAAAACGATTTggaaattaatgaatacacaAGAAGGTGTTAAACAGGAGAAATCTGTAACCAGTGTTATTGAGGAAGATGTGAAATCAAGCAATTCCCATTGTATTTCTTACTTGATCAAGGATCGCAGTAAG GCAAAGAAGGTAGATGATATGCGACAGAAGCTTAGGATGAGGGGTCTTCGTTGCCATTTGATGTATtgtaggaattcaacaagaatgcAAGTTGTTCCTCTGCTTGCATCTCGGGCACAAGCACTCAG GTATCTTTTTGTACGCTGGAGATTGAATGTGGCAAACATGTGTGTCGTCCTCGGTGAAACTGGAGACACAGATTATGAGGAGCTTATATCCGGAACTCACAGAACACTGATCTTGAAGGGTGCTGTCGAGGAAGGTTCCGAAAATCTGTTAAGAACATCAGGGAGCTACCTAAGAGAAGATGTGGTCCCACCAGAGAGCCCCCTGATCACCTACACCAGCGGGAACGAAACAGTAGAAGAGTTTGCCAATGCATTGAGGCAAGTGTCTAGATTAGGCACATAA
- the LOC132057806 gene encoding alkaline ceramidase-like gives MADGIFFWGPVTSKEWCEPNYVQSSYIAEFFNTLSNIPCILLALIGLVNALRQRFEKRFSVLHISNIILALGSMTYHATLRQMQQQGDETPMVWEMLLYIYILYSPDWHYRSTMPTFLFLYGALFAVVHSQLRFGIGFKVHYALLCLLCAPRAYKYYIHTEDTMAKRLAKFYVATLLIGAACWLCDRLFCKQIQGWYFNPQGHAVWHILMGFNSYFANTFLMYCRAQQREWNPKVKHLFGLFPYVKIEKPKTQ, from the exons ATGGCAGATGGCATATTCTTTTGGGGCCCAGTAACATCTAAAGAGTGGTGTGAGCCAAATTATGTGCAGTCATCCTATATTGCAGAATTCTTCAACACCCTTTCAAATATCCCATGCATTCTCTTGGCTCTTATTGGTCTTGTGAACGCCCTCAGACAACGGTTTGAGAAAAGGTTCAGTGTCCTTCATATTTCAAACATAATACTTGCCTTAGGGAGCATGACATATCATGCCACTTTGCGGCAGAT GCAACAGCAAGGTGATGAGACACCAATGGTCTGGGAGATGCTTCTGTATATTTATATCCTATATTCACCAGATTGGCATTATCGGAGTACAATGCCCACCTTTTTGTTCCTTTATGGTGCACTCTTTGCCGTTGTGCATTCACAGCTGCGCTTTGGCATTGGTTTCAAAGTACACTATGCACTATTGTGCCTTCTTTGTGCTCCTCGTGCATATAAGTATTACATTCATACAGAAGACACGATGGCAAAGCGGCTCGCAAAGTTTTATGTGGCGACTTTATTGATCGGAGCTGCTTGCTGGCTATGTGATCGATTATTCTGCAAGCAAATTCAGGGCTGGTACTTTAATCCACAGGGGCATGCAGTTTGGCACATCTTAATGGGTTTCAACTCGTACTTTGCAAATACGTTCTTGATGTATTGCCGTGCTCAGCAACGTGAATGGAATCCCAAAGTTAAGCACTTGTTCGGACTTTTCCCATACGTGAAGATCGAGAAACCAAAAACCCAGTAG